The sequence GATAAcaaaatttataatttatattcaaACTGTTGGAATAAAGCAACCTGTCAATAAATGATCAAATTACATGTTTAGGTAATTTGACTTTGGGATCAGAAGTTGTCTACTTCATCCTCTCCCGATTTAGAAGATCACATGTCTGTCAAGTCAAAACAAGTAAATGGCTAAGAGGTAGGCTGCTAAGCAACCTTTTCCTTATTTGTTTATGGTGGTTCCAAAAGTGTAATGGAGCCATACCAAGAATAGAAATACCTATTAAAATGTTTAGATTATATAAGATCACTTAGCAAATTGTAAAAACTCAATTCAATTGTATCAAACATTCAAAATATATTCAATACAAGATCAATTTCTTACTTTTATCACAaactactaaataataataatgaaagaaatTTCTAAAGCATGTTGGAAATCTCTTTATGAGAGCAATTTTCGCTAAAATCACTGCTAaccatttatttatatacattccCATTTATTGAAACAGAATTTGCCAATTGagagattattattactattattatacatataaacatatacaCACAAAATAAATCAATCAAGGCACGGTAAAATCTTAATGAACCTGTATATTGTACACACCACCACCACAAGGACTCGGGTTCATGCTCCGGCATTGTTGCCATACAAGCAGCAACGATGATGGTCGTGGACCCCAGATTCTTTTCACCCTTTCAGGTCGATATAGCCATTGTTAGAAACACGTTAACTGTTGCCGATGGAAATCTCAGTTGCGTGTTGGATGTCAATGGAaatgttatttttataattaaagATATAAAGTTTAGTCTTCATGATCGACATATCTTGTTAGATTCATCAGAAAATCCTATTCTTACATTCCAGAAaaaggtaatttttatttttatttttatgtttttgtttttattatattttgacTTCTTACGATTATATTGTATGTATGTCTATGTAATTTCGTACAAAAGATTGATCGAGGATTCGAAGGTTTACTTTTGTCTCTAGGAAACTAATAATAATCGTGATCGAACACATGGTCAAATGCAAAACATGTTTCAATTTTTCAAAATACAAAATGTTGAAAACATGTTTTATTTTTGTTGTAAGTAcgaggtcatgggttcaatatcTGCCCATATCCATTTAATCATTAGTTGcaagattttttttatttatgttgGCTGTGAGATAGCTCAGTGGTAGGCCAACCAAGGGTCGTTATTCTTTTTAATCATAATAACTCTTATTGTTATAACGACGAACAAAATAAAGCACACCTAAGGGTCGTTTTATTCCATTTCATCCAATAACTCCAATTTTATTGTTATAACCAAGGAAATTAAACATTGTATGACTAAAATTATCATGTTCAGCGTCGGAGCATACATAGAAGGTGGCAAGCTTTTAGAGGAGACAGTACAAACGCAAAAGATTTGATTTTTAGTACAAAAAAGAAAGCGTTAATGCAACGAGTTACAGAACTAAATGCCTTCCTATCAAACAACAAAGATGAAGAAGCCGGTGATTATAAAGTCGTGGGAGACTGGAAAAAACGATCTTGCGCAGTTTATTCGTATGATGGGGATACTATCCTTGCTCAGGTAACCTAAAATATGCATTTTTAACTGATTTTCAAATATATAAGGGTTAAGTAATTAGTGATTTATTCAATTAGGGTATTATTTAGCCATTAAATAATCTATGGTTTTGTCTGATAAAATGCAGATGCATGATAAACATATTGATACATGTCTCGAGTCTGATAATAAAGATACATATGGGATAACAGTGTCTCCAAATGCTGATTACGCGCTTGTGGTTGCACTTATGGTAATTCTTTACGAGGTTAATAAGGATCGTAAAAAAAAGAAGAAGATTAAAGGAAAGAAGAAAGATGGTGGTAGTATggaaaataaagatgatgatgatgaccatattgatgaagaagatgaagaagacgaCGAAGATGATAATGAAGAAGATGACGATTCA comes from Rutidosis leptorrhynchoides isolate AG116_Rl617_1_P2 chromosome 4, CSIRO_AGI_Rlap_v1, whole genome shotgun sequence and encodes:
- the LOC139841629 gene encoding protein LURP-one-related 15-like; the protein is MMVVDPRFFSPFQVDIAIVRNTLTVADGNLSCVLDVNGNVIFIIKDIKFSLHDRHILLDSSENPILTFQKKRRSIHRRWQAFRGDSTNAKDLIFSTKKKALMQRVTELNAFLSNNKDEEAGDYKVVGDWKKRSCAVYSYDGDTILAQMHDKHIDTCLESDNKDTYGITVSPNADYALVVALMVILYEVNKDRKKKKKIKGKKKDGGSMENKDDDDDHIDEEDEEDDEDDNEEDDDSD